A single genomic interval of Cellvibrio sp. PSBB023 harbors:
- the gatC gene encoding Asp-tRNA(Asn)/Glu-tRNA(Gln) amidotransferase subunit GatC, with the protein MAVDRSDIAKLAKLARIQITDEAADEAAKSISDVLALVDQLQAVNTDGVLPMAHPLDAVQRLRADVVTEPNQRDAFQAIAPATQDGLYLVPQVIE; encoded by the coding sequence ATGGCTGTAGACCGTTCCGATATCGCCAAGCTGGCCAAGCTGGCGCGTATCCAGATTACCGATGAGGCCGCCGATGAAGCGGCAAAAAGTATTTCCGACGTGCTGGCTCTGGTTGATCAATTACAAGCCGTCAATACCGATGGCGTACTGCCCATGGCGCACCCCTTGGATGCGGTTCAACGCTTGCGCGCCGATGTGGTCACCGAGCCTAACCAGCGCGACGCTTTCCAGGCCATAGCCCCCGCCACGCAAGATGGCTTGTATCTGGTGCCACAGGTTATCGAATAG
- a CDS encoding YhdP family protein, translated as MKRTLHKLVKWCYLLTALALILLAVLVQSGRSFSHVLGDYEQDIASYLSNKLNAEVKIGRIQAEWNGLKPSLVVDNFHIQSREGLPIVAFDQARMRFDILKSLRNARLVWSNLSLSEVDMDFVQTDDGFWRIAGLPPANKTPDAKHTDLNSLVDMLLLSTRIELQSSQFRFAFASGQQMLLDSPYVLLESADNFHRLSLQIDVDKQPRSVYLVLEGHGDPRQQASFRSKGYLQLNRFPTGEPVAAASAFLLGGAGKSVLQSEGSLDANIWFESRAKGQGYDLSGRLALQRLSVPVAERRLALDDFTTELTGHWLPNGDWRLGLQQLTAAVQDEQIDGTNIAFSSSGFNQPVMVNMDRLDLARLSQMFVRAGVLPEGILAEVLGSLSPRGELRNIQLSLPIKKPADWQLRANLHQVTVGAWRGVPALVGVDGYLQAGKTSGFVDIDSRAGFSMHYSPTFADAMDYDRARGQVAWHLQRDNNRIYVNSGLLEFQKGNELARGYMWLGLPWKRNTGDIDLYLQIGGQQVNANRYQVYVPQTLPQTLRKWLGDSLGEDTPGIASRVGFMYRGTLNTPNPLARTAQLALDLEGVDLDYHPGWPALSDIHGQLSVSDVHVTAKVNSAKVLDSQVDQASIRVNPRARGPGSLLQVDGQISGLASDGIRVLREGQLRQYLGSSMDSWSMQGQMLARLDLDIPLGTGEEKPADAHQQVDVELQAPLFELQNLNLSVNDLQGKIRYNSTTGIASEDLRGLFFGEPLKVNLLSDKAKGANKTLIELQGRVASEQLALWSKRPETLFMEGVVPYEAKVELNHQVRADTDEANDTSADTLLSPREFANQSFARVTLKSNLAGVSIDLPAPYGKQAAEERPFTFNLWLQEKQSQIRVDYNQDVQALLRMDRTNNNQLLNANIALAADARLGDKAQFLVSGFLPSVDLDAWKKIQARYTTYAERLSPVIVRPLSAAQSPSQPPVNDLPASDKVGEVAGLPFRIELVLGHYELGPMTLENLNVTAIPVSAGWQLAVSNPLVEGDLFVPQSPFVAMDVDLKRLSLNSVALGLTPPDASTEAAPTTTEAAAQEVVKVIDPRQLPRANINVRSLFLDDKDYGTWSLQLRPGQRGVVIDNIRGTIRGVTVSGLGDKASEGEPAGAKLIWQHTDVGVQTRFIGRLSAGDIGAVLRDWQKPDTVESTTASYQADLFWPGSPQDFKLLNLGGDMTIVMANGRFKRDASAGEGILRLMSVLNFDSLARRLRLDFSDLYKSGLAYDKITGKVRFNQGILVFEEPLVVITPSSGMQMAGTIDLRRERLDTRLVAALPVAGNVTFYAALAAGLPAAAGIYVVSKLFKKQVDQATSVSYTIKGSWDDPKMRFDRLFESEQSLRDSVKKNEAEKQEQRRRRRQADE; from the coding sequence ATGAAACGCACCTTACATAAACTGGTGAAATGGTGTTACCTGCTGACTGCGCTGGCGCTGATTCTATTGGCGGTTCTGGTGCAGTCCGGGCGCAGCTTTTCCCACGTGTTGGGTGATTACGAACAGGATATTGCCAGCTATCTCTCCAACAAGCTCAATGCCGAGGTAAAAATAGGCCGAATCCAGGCGGAGTGGAACGGGCTTAAACCCAGTTTGGTGGTCGATAATTTCCACATCCAAAGCCGCGAAGGCCTGCCTATTGTGGCCTTTGATCAAGCGCGGATGCGCTTTGATATTCTCAAATCCCTGCGCAACGCCCGATTGGTCTGGAGCAACCTCAGCCTCAGTGAAGTGGATATGGATTTTGTCCAGACGGATGACGGTTTTTGGCGCATTGCCGGCCTGCCACCTGCCAATAAAACTCCAGATGCCAAACACACCGACCTGAATAGCCTGGTCGATATGCTGTTGTTGTCGACGCGCATCGAATTGCAGAGCAGCCAGTTTCGGTTTGCTTTTGCCAGCGGTCAGCAAATGCTGTTGGATTCACCCTATGTCCTGCTGGAAAGCGCGGATAATTTCCATCGCCTGTCACTGCAAATTGATGTGGATAAGCAACCGCGCAGTGTTTATCTGGTACTGGAAGGGCATGGCGATCCACGCCAGCAAGCCAGTTTCCGCAGCAAGGGGTATTTGCAGCTCAACCGCTTTCCCACCGGTGAACCCGTGGCGGCAGCCAGTGCATTTTTGTTGGGCGGTGCGGGTAAATCCGTATTGCAAAGTGAAGGTAGCCTGGATGCCAATATTTGGTTTGAAAGCCGTGCCAAAGGCCAGGGTTATGACCTGAGTGGGCGTTTGGCCTTGCAGCGATTGTCAGTGCCTGTGGCCGAGCGCCGCTTGGCGCTGGATGATTTTACCACCGAGCTAACCGGCCACTGGCTGCCCAATGGCGACTGGCGGTTGGGCCTGCAACAACTCACGGCGGCCGTGCAGGATGAGCAAATCGACGGTACCAATATCGCGTTTTCGTCCAGCGGCTTTAACCAGCCCGTCATGGTCAATATGGATCGCCTGGATCTGGCGCGCCTGAGTCAAATGTTTGTGCGCGCCGGGGTATTGCCCGAGGGCATACTGGCCGAGGTGTTGGGCAGCCTCTCTCCGCGCGGCGAGCTGCGCAATATCCAGCTTAGCCTGCCCATTAAAAAGCCTGCCGATTGGCAACTGCGCGCCAACCTGCATCAGGTGACTGTGGGTGCCTGGCGCGGTGTTCCGGCACTGGTCGGGGTGGATGGCTATCTGCAAGCCGGCAAAACCAGTGGATTTGTAGATATCGACAGCCGTGCCGGTTTTTCAATGCATTACTCGCCCACCTTTGCCGACGCCATGGATTACGACCGGGCGCGCGGTCAGGTTGCCTGGCATTTGCAGCGCGATAACAACCGGATTTACGTCAACAGCGGCCTGTTGGAGTTTCAAAAAGGCAATGAACTGGCGCGCGGCTATATGTGGCTCGGGCTGCCTTGGAAACGTAATACGGGCGATATTGACCTCTACTTGCAGATTGGCGGGCAACAGGTCAATGCCAACCGCTATCAGGTATATGTGCCGCAAACCCTGCCGCAAACCCTGCGCAAATGGCTGGGCGATAGCCTGGGCGAGGACACGCCCGGCATTGCGTCCCGCGTCGGGTTTATGTATCGCGGTACCTTGAACACACCCAATCCCCTGGCGCGTACGGCGCAACTGGCGTTGGATCTGGAGGGCGTGGATCTGGATTATCACCCCGGCTGGCCAGCCCTGAGCGATATTCATGGCCAGCTTTCCGTGAGCGATGTGCATGTAACGGCCAAGGTGAACAGTGCCAAGGTGTTGGATAGCCAGGTAGATCAGGCAAGTATTCGCGTTAACCCCCGCGCTCGGGGGCCGGGTTCGCTGTTGCAGGTGGACGGCCAGATCAGCGGTTTGGCCAGCGACGGTATTCGCGTGTTGCGCGAGGGGCAATTGCGCCAATATTTGGGCAGCAGTATGGATTCCTGGTCGATGCAAGGGCAGATGCTGGCGCGGCTGGACTTGGATATTCCTCTCGGCACGGGCGAAGAAAAACCGGCAGATGCCCATCAACAAGTCGATGTGGAATTACAGGCTCCATTGTTTGAATTGCAAAACCTCAATCTGAGTGTGAACGATCTGCAGGGCAAGATCCGTTACAACAGCACAACCGGTATCGCCAGCGAAGATTTGCGTGGGTTGTTCTTCGGTGAGCCGCTCAAGGTGAATTTGTTGAGCGACAAAGCCAAAGGGGCTAATAAAACTCTGATCGAGTTGCAAGGGCGGGTGGCCAGTGAGCAACTAGCACTCTGGAGCAAGCGCCCGGAAACCCTGTTTATGGAAGGGGTGGTGCCTTATGAGGCGAAGGTGGAACTCAATCATCAGGTGCGCGCTGACACAGATGAGGCGAATGACACGTCCGCAGACACGCTGCTCAGTCCCCGTGAATTTGCCAATCAATCCTTTGCCCGCGTAACGCTCAAGTCCAATTTGGCGGGCGTTAGCATTGATCTGCCAGCGCCTTATGGCAAGCAGGCAGCGGAAGAGCGGCCCTTTACCTTTAACCTGTGGCTACAGGAAAAACAGTCGCAAATCCGTGTGGATTACAACCAGGACGTGCAAGCCTTGCTGCGTATGGATCGCACCAATAATAACCAACTGCTCAACGCCAATATTGCATTAGCCGCCGATGCGCGCTTGGGCGATAAGGCACAATTCCTGGTGTCCGGTTTTTTACCCAGCGTCGATCTGGATGCCTGGAAAAAGATACAAGCCCGTTACACCACCTATGCCGAACGTTTGTCCCCTGTGATAGTGCGCCCGCTCTCGGCAGCACAATCCCCATCGCAACCTCCGGTTAATGACCTGCCGGCCAGTGACAAAGTCGGTGAGGTGGCTGGCCTGCCGTTTCGTATTGAATTGGTCCTGGGCCACTATGAGCTGGGCCCCATGACACTGGAAAACCTGAATGTGACGGCTATACCGGTCAGTGCCGGTTGGCAGTTAGCGGTTAGCAATCCCCTGGTAGAAGGCGATCTATTTGTCCCGCAAAGTCCGTTTGTGGCGATGGATGTCGACCTCAAACGCCTCTCCCTCAACTCTGTCGCCCTGGGGCTAACACCGCCCGATGCCTCGACAGAAGCTGCGCCCACTACCACGGAAGCCGCAGCGCAAGAGGTGGTGAAGGTCATCGACCCGCGCCAACTGCCGCGTGCCAATATCAATGTGCGTTCGCTCTTTCTGGACGATAAAGACTATGGCACCTGGTCGCTGCAACTGCGCCCCGGCCAGCGCGGTGTGGTTATCGACAATATTCGTGGCACCATTCGCGGCGTTACCGTAAGCGGTCTGGGCGACAAGGCCAGCGAGGGCGAACCGGCTGGCGCCAAACTGATTTGGCAGCACACCGATGTGGGTGTACAAACCCGTTTTATTGGCCGCTTGAGCGCGGGCGATATAGGCGCAGTGCTGCGCGACTGGCAAAAACCGGACACAGTGGAAAGCACCACGGCCAGCTATCAGGCCGATCTGTTCTGGCCGGGTTCACCGCAGGATTTCAAATTGCTCAACCTGGGTGGTGACATGACCATCGTCATGGCCAATGGTCGGTTCAAGCGCGATGCCAGTGCCGGTGAAGGTATTTTGCGGTTGATGTCGGTGCTCAACTTTGACTCCCTGGCGCGCCGCCTGCGTTTGGACTTTTCCGACCTGTATAAAAGCGGTTTGGCCTACGACAAAATCACCGGCAAGGTACGTTTTAATCAGGGCATTCTGGTGTTTGAAGAGCCTCTGGTGGTGATTACCCCCTCTAGCGGCATGCAAATGGCAGGCACCATCGACCTGCGCCGCGAACGGTTGGATACCCGTTTGGTTGCCGCCCTTCCCGTGGCAGGTAACGTGACGTTTTATGCTGCCCTGGCTGCCGGTTTGCCTGCTGCCGCCGGTATTTATGTGGTGAGCAAGCTTTTCAAGAAGCAGGTAGATCAAGCCACCAGTGTGAGCTATACCATCAAAGGCAGTTGGGATGACCCCAAAATGCGTTTTGATCGCCTGTTTGAAAGTGAGCAGAGCCTGCGCGATAGCGTGAAGAAAAACGAAGCTGAAAAACAAGAGCAGCGACGGCGGCGACGACAAGCCGATGAATAG
- a CDS encoding nucleoside triphosphate pyrophosphatase, with amino-acid sequence MNAVVPSLYLASQSPRRRELLQQIGVVHAVINASIPEQPAAGETALDYVQRLAREKAAAGFAQLVQQQLPLAPVLGADTLGLLDGVILEKPRNKAHAEAMLRQLSGRTHQVITAVALHSNTRQALRVSMTDVTFRPLSDAEIAAYWDTGEPQDKAGSYAIQGLGAVFVQEIRGSYSGVVGLPIEATCELLREFSVPWWTPAARPAVERKS; translated from the coding sequence GTGAATGCAGTTGTTCCGTCGTTGTATCTGGCATCCCAATCGCCCCGCCGTCGCGAGCTGTTGCAGCAGATCGGTGTTGTCCATGCGGTGATTAACGCTTCTATTCCCGAACAACCGGCAGCCGGCGAGACGGCGCTGGATTATGTGCAGCGCCTGGCGCGCGAAAAAGCCGCCGCCGGTTTTGCGCAGCTCGTACAGCAACAACTACCTCTCGCCCCGGTACTGGGTGCTGATACGCTCGGCTTGCTGGATGGCGTGATCCTTGAAAAACCCCGTAATAAAGCTCACGCCGAAGCCATGTTGCGCCAGTTATCCGGTCGCACCCATCAGGTGATTACCGCTGTTGCCCTCCACTCAAACACCCGACAAGCACTGCGTGTATCTATGACGGATGTCACATTCCGTCCGCTCAGTGACGCCGAAATCGCCGCGTATTGGGACACGGGTGAACCGCAAGACAAGGCGGGCAGTTACGCGATTCAAGGCTTGGGCGCGGTGTTTGTACAGGAAATTCGCGGTAGCTATTCCGGGGTAGTGGGGCTGCCAATTGAGGCGACCTGCGAGCTGTTGCGCGAATTCTCGGTGCCCTGGTGGACACCCGCTGCGCGACCAGCGGTGGAGCGCAAGTCATGA
- a CDS encoding rod shape-determining protein, whose translation MMKLLRGAFSNDLSIDLGTANTLIYVRGRGIVLNEPSVVAIRHHNGTKIVEAVGVEAKRMLGRTPGNITAIRPLKDGVIADFQVTEKMLQHFIRKVHENSWFNPSPRVLISVPCLSTEVEKRAIRESALGAGAREVRLIEEPMAAAIGAGLKVSEANGSMVVDIGGGTTEIAVISLNGVVYSDSVRIGGDRFDEAIVNYVRRNYGSVIGDATAERIKQEIGCAFAGSEIREIDVRGRNLAEGVPRSFTLSSDEILEALQDPLAGIVQAVKSALEQSPPELASDIAESGVVLTGGGALLRDIDRLLSNETGLPFIVAEEPLTCVARGGGIALEMNDKRNIDLLSS comes from the coding sequence ATGATGAAACTTTTGCGTGGAGCATTTTCCAACGACCTGTCTATCGACCTGGGAACCGCTAATACCCTTATTTATGTCCGCGGTCGCGGTATTGTTCTCAACGAACCATCGGTGGTGGCAATTCGTCACCACAACGGCACCAAGATTGTGGAAGCGGTGGGTGTTGAAGCCAAGCGTATGCTGGGCCGTACTCCCGGTAACATCACCGCTATTCGCCCGCTGAAAGACGGTGTTATCGCCGACTTTCAGGTCACCGAAAAAATGCTGCAACACTTTATCCGCAAAGTGCATGAAAACTCCTGGTTCAACCCTTCTCCCCGCGTATTGATCAGTGTTCCCTGTTTGTCTACCGAAGTAGAAAAGCGCGCAATTCGCGAGTCGGCACTGGGTGCTGGCGCCCGCGAAGTACGTTTGATTGAAGAGCCTATGGCCGCCGCTATTGGCGCTGGCTTGAAAGTGTCTGAAGCCAATGGTTCGATGGTGGTGGATATCGGTGGCGGTACCACCGAGATTGCCGTTATCTCCCTGAATGGTGTGGTTTACTCCGATTCCGTGCGTATTGGCGGTGACCGTTTTGATGAAGCCATTGTGAACTATGTGCGTCGCAACTACGGCAGCGTGATTGGCGATGCGACCGCTGAACGTATCAAGCAAGAAATTGGTTGTGCGTTTGCGGGCAGTGAAATTCGCGAAATTGATGTGCGCGGCCGCAATCTGGCAGAAGGTGTACCGCGCAGCTTTACCCTGAGCAGCGATGAAATCCTTGAAGCGCTGCAAGATCCACTGGCTGGCATAGTGCAGGCAGTAAAAAGCGCACTGGAGCAATCTCCACCGGAATTGGCGTCGGATATCGCCGAAAGTGGTGTGGTATTGACCGGTGGCGGTGCGCTGCTGCGTGATATTGATCGCCTGCTGTCCAACGAAACCGGTTTGCCGTTTATTGTTGCCGAAGAGCCGCTGACCTGTGTGGCTCGTGGTGGTGGTATTGCGCTGGAGATGAATGACAAGCGCAATATCGACCTGCTGTCGTCCTGA
- the rng gene encoding ribonuclease G yields MSEEILINVSPVETRVALVENGVVQEFYIERSHGESYVGNIYKGKVVRVLPGMQAAFVDIGLERTGFIHAADMMPEPPEGEVRRGEVPDIRTLVREGQTLLVQVAKDPISTKGARLTTHLTLSSRYLVYMPNSSHIGVSTRIEDEPERERLRQAVETAVSGQGISGGFIVRTVAEGADADAINADIPFLCQLWQDLSAKLPGLGVPAELHRDMPLYLRALRDMARAPIDRVRVDSRLTWQQMQEFAAKYAPQLVELIELYSGDRPLLELYGVEEEIRRALEPRVALKSNGYLIIEQTEAMTTVDVNTGAFVGHRNLEETIFKTNLEAATAIARQLRLRNLGGIIILDFIDMKDAEHQRQVLRTLEKALEKDHAKTRITGVSELGLVEMARKRTRESLGQLLCEPCPVCQGRGQLKSAETVCYEIFREILRMARTYDNEKFLVLASQLVVDRLLDEQATYVADLEAFINRTIEFRVEALFHQEQYDIVLV; encoded by the coding sequence ATGAGTGAAGAAATTCTTATCAATGTCTCCCCTGTGGAGACCCGGGTAGCGCTGGTTGAAAACGGTGTGGTGCAGGAGTTCTACATCGAGCGCAGCCACGGCGAAAGTTACGTGGGCAATATCTATAAAGGTAAGGTGGTGCGCGTGCTGCCCGGTATGCAGGCGGCATTTGTCGATATCGGCCTTGAGCGCACCGGTTTTATTCACGCCGCCGACATGATGCCCGAACCGCCCGAGGGTGAAGTCCGGCGCGGCGAAGTGCCTGACATACGCACCCTGGTGCGCGAAGGCCAGACACTGCTGGTGCAGGTAGCCAAAGACCCTATCAGTACCAAAGGTGCGCGTTTAACAACCCATTTGACCCTCTCATCACGCTATTTGGTGTACATGCCTAACTCGTCCCATATTGGCGTGTCTACGCGTATTGAGGATGAGCCCGAGCGCGAGCGCTTGCGCCAGGCGGTGGAAACGGCAGTGAGCGGGCAGGGTATTAGCGGTGGGTTTATTGTGCGCACCGTGGCGGAAGGTGCCGATGCCGACGCAATCAACGCCGATATTCCGTTTTTATGCCAGCTTTGGCAGGATTTGAGTGCAAAACTACCGGGCCTGGGGGTTCCTGCGGAACTTCATCGCGATATGCCGCTCTATCTGCGCGCGCTGCGCGATATGGCGCGTGCGCCCATTGACCGTGTGCGGGTGGATTCACGCCTGACCTGGCAGCAAATGCAGGAATTTGCCGCTAAATATGCGCCGCAATTGGTGGAGTTGATTGAGCTGTACAGTGGGGATCGCCCGCTGTTGGAACTCTATGGCGTGGAGGAGGAAATCCGCCGTGCACTGGAGCCGCGTGTTGCGCTGAAATCCAACGGCTATTTGATTATTGAACAGACCGAAGCCATGACCACGGTGGATGTGAACACCGGTGCGTTTGTCGGCCATCGCAATCTGGAAGAGACGATTTTCAAAACCAATCTGGAAGCGGCGACGGCCATTGCCCGTCAGCTGCGGTTGCGCAATTTAGGTGGCATTATCATTCTCGATTTTATCGACATGAAAGATGCCGAACACCAGCGGCAGGTGCTGCGCACCCTGGAAAAAGCCCTGGAGAAGGATCACGCCAAGACCCGCATTACCGGTGTGTCGGAATTGGGGCTGGTGGAGATGGCGCGCAAGCGCACCCGCGAATCCCTTGGGCAGTTGTTGTGCGAGCCCTGTCCGGTATGCCAGGGGCGCGGCCAATTAAAGTCAGCAGAGACGGTGTGTTACGAAATTTTCCGCGAAATTTTGCGTATGGCGCGCACCTACGATAATGAAAAATTTTTGGTGTTGGCATCGCAGTTGGTGGTAGATCGACTGCTCGATGAACAGGCAACCTATGTTGCCGACTTGGAAGCTTTTATTAACCGAACAATCGAATTCAGGGTTGAGGCGCTCTTCCATCAAGAGCAATACGATATTGTGTTGGTGTAA
- the mreD gene encoding rod shape-determining protein MreD has translation MPASRLNLYMVIGISFLIALVLSVYPLPMDLRWLRPEFVLVVAIYWIFFMPLTVSFSLLCLLGLFQDLLEGVPFGQHSLGLVIVAYICILSYQRVRNFSIWRQSAWVFVLVGIAQLTDNWVQGMAGRPLSGVQFLYPAITSALIWPLCYGTLNRWTHRYHH, from the coding sequence ATGCCTGCGTCCCGCCTCAATCTTTACATGGTTATTGGCATCAGTTTTTTGATCGCGCTGGTGCTGTCGGTATATCCGCTGCCCATGGATCTGCGCTGGTTGCGCCCGGAATTCGTGCTGGTGGTGGCGATTTACTGGATCTTTTTTATGCCACTCACTGTGAGCTTTTCGCTCCTGTGCCTGCTCGGGTTGTTTCAGGATCTGCTCGAGGGCGTGCCCTTTGGGCAGCACAGCTTGGGGCTGGTAATCGTGGCGTATATTTGTATCCTATCCTATCAGCGGGTGCGCAACTTCTCCATCTGGCGTCAATCTGCCTGGGTATTTGTGTTGGTCGGTATCGCCCAACTGACGGATAACTGGGTACAGGGTATGGCGGGGCGCCCACTTTCGGGTGTCCAGTTCTTGTATCCGGCTATTACCAGCGCGCTGATTTGGCCCCTGTGTTATGGCACATTGAACCGCTGGACCCATCGCTATCACCACTAG
- the mreC gene encoding rod shape-determining protein MreC, which produces MVLVVVGLYTDRLEPLREKLAQLVTPFYQLTDIPSRVNDWRKDTFVSPMELKLENEALKTELLIHQRKLQQLASLAAENVRLRQLLNASQTLQDTVLITELIGVSPNPLSHKVIINRGAKDGAFKGQPVLDAFGLMGQVTEVAEHSSTVLLISDSTHAIPVQVNRNGVRAIAEGTGDLNSLSLRHVSANTDIRAGDLLVSSGLGDRFPVGYPVAEVLDVVRDPGKAFLTVIAKPMARLDRSRHLLLVFADRDRASVPGALSLPENADGEH; this is translated from the coding sequence ATGGTGCTGGTGGTGGTTGGGCTTTATACCGATCGCCTTGAACCCTTGCGTGAAAAACTCGCGCAATTGGTCACGCCTTTTTACCAACTCACCGACATCCCCAGCCGCGTCAATGATTGGCGCAAAGACACATTTGTCTCGCCCATGGAACTCAAGCTGGAGAACGAGGCGCTCAAAACCGAGTTGCTGATCCATCAGCGCAAACTGCAACAGCTTGCTTCACTGGCGGCGGAAAACGTGCGCTTGCGCCAATTGCTCAATGCCAGCCAAACCTTGCAGGATACGGTGCTGATCACCGAATTGATCGGCGTATCGCCCAACCCGCTCAGCCATAAAGTGATTATTAATCGCGGCGCCAAAGATGGTGCCTTCAAGGGCCAGCCTGTATTGGATGCTTTTGGCTTGATGGGGCAGGTGACTGAAGTGGCTGAGCACTCCAGCACCGTGTTATTAATTTCCGACTCCACCCATGCGATTCCGGTACAGGTGAATCGCAATGGTGTACGTGCAATTGCCGAGGGAACGGGCGACCTCAACAGTTTGAGCTTGCGTCATGTGTCGGCCAATACTGATATCCGCGCGGGCGATTTGCTGGTGAGTTCGGGCTTGGGGGATCGCTTCCCCGTTGGCTACCCCGTGGCCGAGGTATTGGATGTGGTGCGCGATCCGGGCAAGGCATTTTTGACGGTGATTGCTAAACCCATGGCTCGTCTGGATCGCAGCCGTCACCTGCTATTGGTCTTTGCTGATCGCGACCGCGCCAGTGTGCCGGGTGCTTTATCCCTGCCGGAAAACGCGGACGGAGAGCATTAA